From the genome of Aspergillus oryzae RIB40 DNA, chromosome 4:
ACCATATTGACGAGGAAGGCTAGTCTGCATCTCGTGGGCAAGGTAAGCGGAAGGAAAGGGTGTCCTCAATGTAGGGGAAGTCTAGATGTAATCATGCTAAGACTGCGCCACACTATAACCCGTGATATTCTGCAGTCTGCAGAATTGCGTCTGACATGTCATAAGAGGTCCGACTGACTTGCGTACTCATCCGGAGCTTCTTGTTGAAAGTGCAGGTACACTGGGACAAATGGCCTTGTTAAGCTACCAGTCCATTCACGAGAGTCTACTAGATACCCTCCCATATCTTGCTCAGTTCCACAGCTGGCTAGACCTTAATGCAGGTGATCTGTATAAAGTAATAGTTCTCTCCCATCTAGCTCCGCATTGCAAGGTACACCAGTCGAGGAGGACCTTGTAAATCCGCCCGAGTCAGCCAGTAACAAATAAGCCTTGCAAAGGGCAATATCCACACAAATATGAACGGGCCGTATAGACACTATATGGATAGCAGCTCAGaggtttctttgttattgGACAGGGCATCTTCTAGGATTACATTTACCCAACAACACCGTCATTCGGCAATCTGTTCACGATACGTGGCGCAAGTATCGCTGGGGTTGCTGTCGTCTGTCTGCCTTTGCGAGAGAGCCTGTTTTAGGGATGGGTTCGCCCAGGGCAAAGCCAAGAGTCATAAGTGACAACAGGAGCTGGATCTTCATTTTGTGATTGTTGATAGCTAGTTTGATAGAGGTGGAAATCATAACATAGACATGGTTACTCGAAGATAGCATGCCATTGTGCTGgcttttatatattattggTCCGCCGTCAGAAAggaataaaaataaaaaccaaaaCGAAGGCTTGTAGTCTTTATTCGCGACGGCGGTGACAATTACTTCTTCTAACAGTGGCTCCCCGAAGGCCCGAGCCCATGTGGACACGCCCATGAACAGCCGCGCCGAATGTGAAACGGAAGGAATTTTCTTGGTATATAAAGCTATTTCTTAGTACAGACTAgcacatacgaccatagggtgtggagaacagggcttcccgtccgctcagccgtacttaagccacacgccgggaggttagtagttgggtgggtgaccaccagcgaatccctcctgttgtatgtttttgatttttaaTCTCTCTGTATTCTCTTTTCGAGCGGTAGATATAAACCTACCTACCTAGCTAGATGCTTTGCAATGATGCTTTTGGTCTCGGGTCTGCAGTCTTTCTGGTTGTACGTATGCTTTTTGGCCCAGGCCTGTATAAAACTTACGGAATCGCGCAATTCTGACTTCGGAGTCCAGGGATAGATGTCATACCTCTCTGAATATCTACTTGGACCAAATGTGCCATTTCTAATTAGAACAGGCAAAGAGATTTCATCCCTGGCCCCCGTACAATGTCGACTTTCGTCTGGCCACGGGGATAACCAATAGATGAACTTTAATGAATGGTTTCACTAGATGACACCTGAACTACGAACTACCTGTCGTGGAGCAGCTGAAGTAGGACCTCTGCTCATTTGACTTTTACCGGGGTTAACTCACCTGGTCTCACTACCAACTCGGACACGTCACGATAATTCTTATTCGTCAGGATCTTGAACCCAGTGCCTGAACGTGAGGGTGACTCCACTCCAGGCTAGCCTGTCAAGCATGCCTGACATATATATAGTCCCGAGGGACTCGCTTGAGGACGTTGCACTCCTAAGAAGAACAAATAGCTCTCCCGTCTCACCTAAGAGCAATGTCTATCGAGGTCAAGTGAGTCCATTCCACTCCCTTCCATACGAGCATACTACCCGTGAAGGTGAAGAATACTCAAATAATCTGTACCTAGATCTCTAAATGGCCAATGGGTCGGCGTCTACACGTTCGACAATGGCAATGGAGCTACCAACGGCGAGTCTGagttctttctctcatttgATAGCGATCCCAACGACCGCACCCTGGCCCGCATCAATGGACAAGGGTTTGATGATGCTGGCTCATTCACGATCGTGGGAACTCTTGACTCAAAGAACTTGATAAATTTACGGAAGAACTACAGTAGCCATGGATGGACGTACTCTGGGAAATTGGATCGAGCACTGAGTGTGCTCCATGGCTCGTGGGGGGATATTCGCAATGGACCTATGGGGTTCTTTGCCTTTCAGCAGGTgggcgatgaggatgtcgtATCCGCGGGGTAAGCTGCCAACACATCTGCTTCGATTGACAGTGGTGTGTGCTAACGGATGGTGATAGGGAGAGAACCTGGCGCATCAATGGTCGATGGAAAGGAACATACAGCGCAGCCAGGGAAGACACCCGTTGGCCGTGTGAGTTCGAGTTGACCGCATCTCCcgggaaaaaggaagaacagatgGCGATTGTAGGGAAGGGAGTGGACAACGCGGGTGCGTATTGGATCAAGGGGATGGTGTTATCTGCCCACCAGGTGATTTTTGTCAAACAGTATGCGGGACACTCGTGGATCTACCGAGGCGAGCtagatgaagatggcagcGTGATGGAAGGGGActgggaagggaaaggagatcAGGGAACGTTCACTTTCACGCATTGAATTGGAGGATGCTTGTTACTACGGACTGCTGTGTCTCATTTAGTCTGTACATCTTTCCAGATATGAAATGGAGAATGAATGGAGCTCAGAATCCCAGATCTGTCAAGGCAAATACACCACTTCCCCCTACGGCGTTTTGAGGGGGCAGGGAAACGTCGTTCCACTGCGACCCTGCGATCTTGTCGGTCAGATCTTTCTCATCTAATGAAACTTCATatcctccctcttcctcctcatctgcagCGGCTGTGCCTGTGTCCGGCTCAGTTCTGAGTTGGATTGTAGCCATCCGGGACTGAACCTCTCGGGTAGATGTCGGACGCTGAATACCCTGTTTCCAATCGAAGAAATGGTCGGGGTCCCAGATTCGCTTGATTCGCTGTAGCTCCTGACGGTTGTTTCCGTAGTAGACCTTCTCGTGAGCTTCAGTGGTGAGAGTGCGATCAGGAAAATTGATGAACGCAGCCCGTCCCATCATCGAGTAGGGCTGCAGCTTCTGTTTGAACAGTCCAAGGAAACCCCACATGTCACGCTCCAGCCATTTATCCTCCCACTGTAACATGATGTAAACGTGGTAGGTGCAATCACGCCAGCGAAAGGCCGTTGCGGAGCGCTTTTTCCTACTGGCCTCGC
Proteins encoded in this window:
- a CDS encoding uncharacterized protein (predicted protein), which produces MSIEVKSLNGQWVGVYTFDNGNGATNGESEFFLSFDSDPNDRTLARINGQGFDDAGSFTIVGTLDSKNLINLRKNYSSHGWTYSGKLDRALSVLHGSWGDIRNGPMGFFAFQQVGDEDVVSAGERTWRINGRWKGTYSAAREDTRWPCEFELTASPGKKEEQMAIVGKGVDNAGAYWIKGMVLSAHQVIFVKQYAGHSWIYRGELDEDGSVMEGDWEGKGDQGTFTFTH